TAGAACGGCTGGCCGGGGCCACTCTGTGCCGAGACCAGACCCACACTTCCGGCGAGGAGTCCAACGGCGAGGAGGCTCGCCGTGAAACGCCTCGCCGGCGCCCTGGATCGCCACGCGGCGACGGGTCGAGGCTGAAGTGTCGCCGCCCGAAACTCCGAGACCAGGCTCTCCCGGGTGCGCGCGACGACCTCCGGCGGGGGCGAGAATGATCGCTCGACGTCGCGCTCGAAGCGCAGCTCGATCGGGGTGGGCGCAGTGTCCGGATCGGTTGTCCGCCCGAAGGAGAACCGCATCATGCCGATCCCTCGACGAGCCGATCGGCGCGGAGGGCTCGCACGCCCTCGCTGTCTCGGAGGCGGCTGAGGGCGCGGAACTGGAGGGCGCGGACGCTGCCTTCGCGCTTCCCCATGAGTGCGCCGATCTCGGCCGGCGAGAGCCCGGCGAAGAACCGATAGAGGAGGACGTCGCGCTGCTCGCCGGTCAATCCGTCGAGCGCGGCGAGGAGCGCCGCCCGCTCCTCGGCCGACTCGATGAACGCGGTCGGGTCCTGGGCCTCGTCCGGCCGGAGGCTCAGCGCCTCGATCGGCGCGGAAGGGCGATCCCGACGGCCGAAGTCGATGAGCGCGTTCCGGGCGATCCGGAACAGCCAGGCCCCGAACGGAAGACCGCGGCTCTCGTAGCGGGGCAATGCCTCGATCACCTTGACGAACACCCGATGGAGCAGATCTTCCGCGTCGGCCGGCTCCGCGACATGGGCGAGCAGGAATCGATAGACCCGCACGGCGTAGTGCTCGTACAGCGCACCGAATGCGTCAGCGTCGCCCGCCCGAGCGAGGGTGATGAGTTCATCGACTCGTTCATCATTCATGGGAACGAGTCGCGGCGCCCGCCGTTACGGACCCTGGCCTGCGGCCCGGCCGACGCAGTGATCACGGGGTCCTCGCGTCTCCATCGCCGGATCTCGAGCGATGCTGGGGGACGACGCTATCCAGCCAACCTTGCAGCGAACCTTGCAGCGAACCTTGCGGTGGTGACTCCGGTCACCGGTGCAAGGTCGTTCAACGCGTCGAGCTCGCCGCGCCCGGTGTCGTACCCGCCAGCGACGAGAGGGCGGCCCGCAACGAGGCGATCTCAGCCGTGGCAGCGCCCCACTCAGGTTCGTCCGGGTCCGCGCCCTCGAGACGGAACAGAGCGAGGCGAAGTTCGATGTGGAGCCTCGTGGCTACGTCGTCGAACTCCGGCGCCGTCCCGGCCTCGCCCACGGCGTCGACCGTTCCAGAGACGCCGCTCGGGTATGCCCCCAGGGCCCGTCGGAAGAATCGATCGATCGTCATCCTCGAGCTCCCTCAGCGAGTGAAGAGTTGCCCGGTGAGATCCCGATGGAAGACGAT
The DNA window shown above is from Chloroflexota bacterium and carries:
- a CDS encoding sigma-70 family RNA polymerase sigma factor translates to MNDERVDELITLARAGDADAFGALYEHYAVRVYRFLLAHVAEPADAEDLLHRVFVKVIEALPRYESRGLPFGAWLFRIARNALIDFGRRDRPSAPIEALSLRPDEAQDPTAFIESAEERAALLAALDGLTGEQRDVLLYRFFAGLSPAEIGALMGKREGSVRALQFRALSRLRDSEGVRALRADRLVEGSA